A DNA window from Vagococcus penaei contains the following coding sequences:
- a CDS encoding YbaB/EbfC family nucleoid-associated protein translates to MMRGMGNMQGMMKQMQKMQKEMEATKANLDQQEFKGQAGNGLVEITMTGDKRVKDVMIKPEVADPDDIEMIQDLVLAATNNVLEMIDAETERVMGKYAKSIPGM, encoded by the coding sequence ATGATGCGTGGAATGGGAAATATGCAAGGTATGATGAAACAAATGCAAAAAATGCAAAAAGAAATGGAAGCAACGAAAGCGAATTTAGATCAACAAGAATTTAAAGGACAAGCTGGAAATGGTTTGGTGGAAATTACAATGACTGGTGATAAACGTGTTAAAGATGTCATGATTAAACCTGAAGTTGCTGATCCAGATGATATCGAGATGATTCAAGATCTAGTTTTAGCGGCAACAAACAATGTGCTAGAAATGATTGATGCTGAAACTGAGCGCGTTATGGGGAAATATGCTAAAAGTATTCCAGGAATGTAA
- the recR gene encoding recombination mediator RecR, producing MHYPTPIAKLIESYMKLPGIGAKTATRLAFYTINMREEDVTDFAKALISVKRDLHFCDICGNITDEATCDICRDLNRDRSTILVVEESKDVMSMEKMREYRGLYHVLHGVLSPMDGTGPDDLNISSLIKRLHDDEVKEVIIATNATTDGEATAMYLSRLIKPAGIKVTRLAHGLSVGSDIEYADEVTLLKAVEGRTEL from the coding sequence ATGCATTATCCAACACCAATTGCTAAATTAATTGAGAGCTATATGAAGTTACCAGGGATTGGAGCTAAAACAGCTACTCGTCTGGCTTTTTATACTATTAACATGCGTGAAGAGGACGTAACTGACTTTGCTAAGGCATTGATAAGTGTGAAACGTGATTTACATTTTTGTGATATTTGTGGCAATATTACGGATGAAGCAACGTGTGACATTTGTCGAGATTTAAATCGCGATCGTTCAACCATTTTAGTTGTCGAAGAGTCGAAAGACGTAATGTCGATGGAGAAAATGCGTGAGTATCGGGGGTTATATCATGTTTTACATGGTGTTTTATCACCCATGGATGGTACAGGACCAGATGATCTTAATATTTCTTCATTAATTAAGCGACTCCACGATGATGAAGTCAAAGAAGTCATTATTGCGACTAATGCTACGACAGATGGTGAAGCAACAGCAATGTACCTATCACGGCTAATTAAACCAGCGGGAATTAAAGTTACCAGGTTAGCCCATGGATTATCAGTTGGAAGTGACATTGAATATGCGGATGAAGTGACTTTATTAAAAGCAGTTGAAGGAAGGACAGAATTATAA
- the tmk gene encoding dTMP kinase, translating to MQGIFITIEGPDGSGKSTLIKELIPLIEKTCRVPLCVTREPGGIDISEQIRQIILSPENSAMDDRTEALLYAAARRQHLVQKVLPALEAGKLVLCDRFVDSSLAYQGAGRQLGMEEVWQINQFAIQGTMPNLTLYLDVDAAVGLERINKGRKTSELDRLDQEALAFHETVREAYLVLLDNHPERIKKIDASQDIATVTSACYNLVREHFPDYFN from the coding sequence ATGCAAGGAATTTTTATTACCATTGAAGGGCCAGATGGTTCAGGGAAGTCGACACTGATTAAAGAGTTAATTCCATTAATAGAAAAGACTTGTCGTGTACCATTGTGTGTGACACGAGAGCCGGGTGGCATTGATATTTCTGAACAAATTCGTCAAATTATTTTAAGTCCAGAAAATAGTGCCATGGACGACAGGACAGAAGCCTTGCTATATGCCGCTGCTAGACGTCAACACCTTGTTCAAAAGGTTCTTCCTGCACTGGAAGCAGGCAAACTTGTACTATGTGATCGCTTTGTCGATAGCTCATTAGCTTATCAAGGTGCTGGTCGCCAGTTAGGTATGGAAGAAGTATGGCAAATCAACCAATTCGCGATTCAAGGGACAATGCCTAATTTAACGCTTTATTTAGATGTTGATGCCGCAGTGGGGCTCGAAAGAATTAACAAAGGACGAAAAACCAGTGAGTTAGATCGTTTGGACCAAGAGGCATTAGCTTTTCATGAAACAGTTCGCGAGGCATATTTAGTTTTATTAGACAATCATCCTGAACGCATTAAAAAAATTGATGCCTCACAAGATATAGCAACTGTTACTAGCGCGTGTTACAATTTAGTTAGGGAACATTTTCCTGATTATTTTAATTAA
- a CDS encoding cyclic-di-AMP receptor, with amino-acid sequence MKLVLAIVQNKDSNRLSSEFNAANVRATKLSTTGGFLRAGNTTFLVGIEDDRLDELLEIIKANCQSRAQYITSPLSLDIPMDTHATQPVEIQVGGATVFVLPVEGFYHY; translated from the coding sequence ATGAAATTAGTATTAGCTATTGTTCAAAATAAAGATAGTAACCGTTTATCAAGTGAATTTAATGCCGCCAATGTACGTGCGACAAAATTGTCAACAACTGGTGGCTTTTTAAGAGCGGGAAATACTACCTTCCTTGTAGGGATTGAAGATGATCGCTTAGATGAGTTATTAGAAATCATTAAAGCTAATTGTCAATCACGTGCTCAATATATTACATCACCACTAAGTTTAGATATTCCAATGGATACTCATGCGACACAACCTGTCGAAATTCAAGTCGGTGGAGCCACAGTTTTTGTCCTACCAGTTGAAGGGTTTTATCATTACTAA
- a CDS encoding PSP1 domain-containing protein translates to MVEVVGVRFKPAGRIYYYAPAKNQEYSYKEKVIVESQKVKELAEVAIPSKEMALNDLPEELKVVLQIASAKQLAKVKQNQEDAEQAFVLTKQKIEAHHLKMKLVHVEYSYDRSKMIFSFTADGRIDFRELVKDLAATYKTRIELKQIGVRDEAKLLGGIGPCGRPLCCSTFLGDFVPVSIKMAKEQNLSLNPTKISGVCGRLMCCLNYENDEYERLRQELPDFGEIVDTPEGKGKVIGLNILSEIVKVKLFNRETPFDFDSQEINKVSTQDTSFDKKDE, encoded by the coding sequence ATGGTTGAAGTAGTCGGTGTTCGTTTTAAGCCAGCTGGAAGAATTTATTATTATGCTCCTGCAAAGAATCAGGAGTATTCATATAAAGAGAAAGTAATTGTTGAATCGCAAAAAGTTAAAGAGCTTGCAGAAGTCGCAATTCCTTCTAAAGAAATGGCTCTCAACGATTTACCTGAAGAGTTAAAAGTTGTTTTGCAGATTGCTTCTGCTAAACAATTGGCTAAAGTTAAACAGAACCAAGAAGATGCAGAACAGGCTTTTGTTTTGACTAAACAAAAAATTGAGGCTCATCACTTGAAAATGAAATTAGTTCATGTTGAATATTCTTATGACCGAAGTAAAATGATTTTTAGTTTTACAGCAGATGGACGAATTGATTTTCGAGAATTAGTCAAAGATTTGGCAGCCACTTATAAAACACGAATTGAATTAAAACAAATTGGTGTCCGAGATGAGGCTAAATTATTAGGTGGTATTGGCCCATGTGGACGCCCGCTTTGTTGTAGTACATTTTTGGGTGATTTTGTACCGGTTTCTATTAAAATGGCGAAGGAACAGAATTTATCATTGAATCCAACTAAAATTTCAGGAGTTTGTGGTCGCTTGATGTGTTGTTTGAATTACGAGAACGATGAATATGAGCGATTGCGTCAAGAGTTACCCGATTTTGGAGAGATAGTTGATACACCAGAAGGTAAAGGGAAAGTTATTGGATTAAATATTCTCAGTGAAATTGTTAAAGTGAAACTATTCAACCGAGAAACGCCATTTGATTTTGATAGTCAAGAAATTAATAAAGTTAGTACACAAGATACATCATTTGACAAGAAGGATGAATGA
- a CDS encoding initiation-control protein YabA, giving the protein MEKTKLYEELVEFENKLQTMLIQTSEMKKVVDALLEQNLNLELENQHLRDKLEKTEAPEDGRQELSKSRLNLEKLYEEGFHVCKDFYGSRRENHEECVFCSSMIYGK; this is encoded by the coding sequence ATGGAAAAGACAAAATTATATGAAGAATTAGTTGAATTTGAAAACAAATTACAAACCATGTTAATCCAGACAAGCGAAATGAAAAAAGTTGTTGATGCGTTATTGGAGCAAAATTTAAATTTAGAGTTAGAAAATCAACATTTACGTGATAAATTAGAAAAGACGGAAGCGCCAGAAGATGGTCGACAAGAGTTGTCTAAGTCACGTTTGAATTTAGAAAAATTATATGAGGAAGGTTTTCATGTTTGTAAAGATTTTTATGGTTCGCGTCGTGAAAATCATGAAGAATGTGTCTTTTGTTCAAGTATGATTTATGGAAAATAA
- the rsmI gene encoding 16S rRNA (cytidine(1402)-2'-O)-methyltransferase — protein sequence MHVQQSFKNNTQGMGQLFLVPTPIGNLEDMTFRAVRILSEVDVIASEDTRNTQKLLNHFELTTKQVSLHEHNVRERIPELIARLQEGESIAQVSDAGMPSISDPGHELVLAAIEAKIKVIALPGASAGITALIASGIAPQPFVFYGFLNRKANEQKKELTELNQQTATLIFYESPHRVLKTLKVMEPILGSDRAVTLCRELTKVYEEYIRGTISELITYLSEHSVKGECCLIVAGNTHPNTSETSEFDLSSLDIVTHVNLLIDSQQLTTKEAIKQVAKQRDLKKQDVYKQYHS from the coding sequence ATGCACGTACAACAAAGTTTTAAAAATAATACGCAAGGAATGGGTCAGTTATTTCTTGTACCGACGCCAATCGGTAATTTAGAAGATATGACCTTTCGTGCTGTCAGAATTTTAAGTGAAGTTGATGTCATTGCGAGTGAAGATACTCGTAACACTCAAAAGTTATTAAATCATTTTGAGTTAACAACAAAACAAGTAAGTTTGCATGAACATAATGTCCGTGAACGAATACCTGAATTAATAGCTCGTTTACAAGAAGGGGAGTCAATTGCTCAAGTGAGTGATGCAGGAATGCCTTCGATTAGTGATCCGGGTCATGAGTTAGTATTAGCAGCAATTGAAGCAAAAATTAAAGTGATTGCATTACCTGGTGCAAGTGCAGGTATTACTGCATTGATTGCGTCTGGTATTGCACCACAACCATTTGTTTTCTATGGTTTTCTGAACCGAAAAGCTAATGAACAGAAAAAAGAGTTAACAGAATTAAATCAACAGACAGCTACGTTGATTTTTTATGAGTCACCACATCGTGTTTTGAAAACACTCAAAGTGATGGAGCCTATTTTGGGTTCTGACCGAGCAGTTACTCTATGTCGAGAATTGACGAAGGTTTATGAAGAATATATTCGTGGGACAATATCAGAATTGATTACCTATTTAAGTGAGCATTCAGTAAAAGGCGAGTGTTGTTTGATTGTTGCGGGGAATACGCATCCTAATACGTCCGAAACTAGTGAGTTCGATTTATCGTCATTAGATATTGTGACTCATGTGAATTTATTAATTGATAGTCAGCAATTAACGACTAAAGAAGCGATTAAGCAGGTAGCAAAACAACGTGATTTAAAGAAGCAAGATGTGTATAAACAGTATCATAGTTGA
- a CDS encoding glucosaminidase domain-containing protein yields the protein MSKLNQTMRWVTTLFLSSVVTTNLFSVTNPLVLAVTNPLVLAADKSELDSDISLSQSPSVSSEAVSSSDSQESSSQSSTIKETSQSTISTQDSTTSQSKPEQSGSSSQSSTNQTTSSTKPSGGDYIEQILEGNTISPTIKKQTQSKQPKPNNSIIQAPISFYKSQSTIEFIEEIGEQARDIGQKNDLYASVMIAQAILESASGNSSLARQPNYNLFGIKGNYQNEAVEMATLEDDGSGGMFTITSKFRKYPSYKESLEDYAKLMTGGTSAVSSYYQPAWKSTTKNYREATRYLTGRYATDTRYDEKLNGLIETYELTQFDTKKATQETVKKSKVTEDFIEDIAKDVEKVAEKEDMYASVLIAEAVIQSQSGQSKLSDHHNLYQVEGKHNGKSVKIDTLKVNRKNKQRKPELKQVSYKEYPSYVTSIEDYIKLIKQDKQDYKERTKTTKDSYRKVTAYMTAKNEEDRKYHKKLNGIINTYDLTKYDKSESKDEPN from the coding sequence TTGTCAAAATTAAATCAAACAATGAGATGGGTGACTACACTCTTTTTAAGTAGTGTAGTTACTACCAATCTCTTTTCAGTAACGAATCCGTTAGTATTAGCAGTAACGAATCCGTTAGTATTAGCAGCAGATAAGTCGGAGTTAGATAGTGATATAAGTCTTTCTCAATCACCTTCTGTAAGTAGTGAGGCAGTATCTTCCTCAGATAGCCAGGAATCTAGTAGTCAAAGCAGTACGATTAAAGAAACTAGTCAAAGTACAATCTCAACACAAGATTCAACAACAAGTCAGTCTAAACCGGAGCAATCAGGCTCAAGCAGTCAATCATCAACCAATCAAACGACTTCTTCGACAAAACCTTCAGGTGGAGATTATATTGAACAAATTTTAGAAGGAAATACCATTAGTCCAACAATAAAAAAACAAACGCAGTCTAAGCAACCAAAACCTAATAATTCAATCATTCAGGCACCAATTAGTTTTTATAAAAGCCAATCGACAATTGAATTTATTGAAGAAATTGGTGAGCAAGCGCGCGATATTGGGCAAAAAAATGACTTGTATGCCTCCGTCATGATTGCACAAGCTATTTTGGAAAGTGCTTCGGGGAATAGTTCGTTAGCTAGACAGCCAAATTATAATTTGTTTGGTATCAAGGGAAATTACCAAAATGAGGCAGTAGAAATGGCTACACTTGAAGATGATGGTTCTGGCGGAATGTTCACAATCACTTCGAAATTTAGAAAATATCCTAGCTATAAAGAATCATTAGAGGATTATGCCAAGCTTATGACAGGTGGGACATCTGCGGTATCTTCCTATTATCAGCCGGCTTGGAAATCTACGACGAAAAACTATCGTGAAGCAACACGTTACTTAACAGGGCGTTATGCTACAGATACGCGTTACGATGAGAAATTAAACGGATTGATTGAAACTTATGAATTAACACAATTTGATACTAAAAAAGCGACCCAAGAGACCGTTAAAAAATCGAAAGTAACGGAAGACTTTATTGAAGACATTGCGAAAGATGTTGAAAAAGTTGCTGAGAAAGAAGACATGTATGCCTCTGTTTTGATTGCTGAAGCAGTTATTCAAAGTCAGTCTGGTCAAAGTAAGTTAAGTGACCACCATAATCTTTATCAAGTGGAAGGTAAACATAATGGCAAGAGTGTCAAAATTGATACTCTTAAAGTCAATCGCAAGAATAAACAACGAAAACCAGAATTAAAACAAGTTAGCTATAAAGAATATCCATCTTATGTTACTAGTATTGAAGACTATATCAAATTAATTAAGCAAGACAAACAGGATTATAAAGAACGTACTAAAACAACCAAGGATTCATATCGAAAAGTAACAGCATATATGACTGCTAAAAATGAAGAAGATCGGAAATATCATAAAAAACTCAATGGAATCATTAATACGTATGATTTAACCAAGTATGATAAATCTGAGTCTAAAGATGAGCCGAATTAA
- a CDS encoding xanthine phosphoribosyltransferase, with the protein MKELREKIQKEGTVLGENVLKVDGFLTHQIDAKLMSQIGQRFAELYKDRGITKIVTIEASGIAPAVFAGLAMDVPVIFARKQKSLTMNQELLTASVYSFTKQVTNDISISTKFLTKNDHVLVIDDFLANGQAALGLIELCQQAGATVEGIGIVIEKSFQNGRQLIVDKGYRVDSLARIASLENNEVHFIIEEED; encoded by the coding sequence ATGAAAGAGTTACGTGAAAAAATTCAAAAAGAAGGTACAGTTTTAGGTGAAAATGTATTGAAAGTTGATGGCTTTTTAACCCATCAGATTGATGCTAAATTAATGAGTCAAATTGGACAACGCTTTGCTGAACTGTACAAAGATAGAGGTATTACAAAGATTGTTACAATTGAAGCATCTGGTATTGCGCCAGCTGTTTTTGCCGGTTTAGCGATGGATGTACCTGTAATTTTTGCTAGAAAACAAAAAAGTTTAACGATGAATCAAGAGTTATTAACAGCTTCGGTGTACTCATTTACTAAACAAGTAACAAATGATATTTCGATTTCAACGAAATTTTTAACGAAAAATGATCATGTATTAGTTATTGATGATTTTTTAGCGAATGGTCAAGCAGCTTTAGGTTTGATTGAGCTATGTCAACAAGCAGGGGCGACAGTTGAAGGCATTGGTATTGTAATCGAAAAGTCATTTCAAAATGGCCGTCAATTGATTGTTGATAAAGGGTACCGTGTGGATTCGCTAGCACGTATTGCTTCTTTAGAAAATAATGAGGTACATTTTATTATTGAGGAGGAAGACTAA
- a CDS encoding nucleobase:cation symporter-2 family protein produces MPESHGKSAILGLQHLLAMYAGAVAVPLLIGQGLGFSPKEMTYLISIDIFMCGVATLLQLTVTKHTGIGLPVVLGCAIQAVAPLILIGSKNGIGAMYGSIIAAGVIIVLISGFFSKIKRFLPTVVTGSVITVIGLTLIPISVVKLGGGDTQAATFGNPQSILLGLLTVGLIVMIQILGKGFLKSISVLLGLVIATIVAYFLGDVSFQAVSEASWFHFPQFFYFGKPTFDLSSIILMTIISLISLVESTGVYFALGDITGKKITETDLKKGYRAEGLAVILGGLFNTFPYTGFSQNVGLVQLSGIRSKRPVYYSAFFLMTLGLLPKIGAFAQIIPESVLGGGMLVMFGMVAVQGLKMLATVDLTNEKNLLLIVLAIGVGLGFNSVPNLFAQFPETVQMFTNNGIVMTSLVAIILNILFNELSPKVKTEKTVTSR; encoded by the coding sequence ATGCCAGAAAGTCATGGGAAATCGGCTATTTTAGGATTGCAACACTTATTAGCTATGTATGCTGGAGCAGTTGCTGTACCGCTTTTAATTGGTCAAGGTTTAGGTTTCTCTCCTAAAGAAATGACCTATCTTATTTCAATTGATATTTTTATGTGTGGTGTTGCGACACTTCTTCAATTAACCGTGACAAAACATACTGGTATTGGGCTGCCTGTTGTTCTTGGCTGTGCCATTCAAGCAGTAGCGCCTTTAATCTTAATAGGATCTAAAAATGGTATTGGTGCGATGTATGGCTCAATTATTGCTGCAGGAGTCATTATTGTACTGATTTCAGGTTTCTTTTCGAAAATTAAACGCTTTTTACCTACTGTGGTAACAGGTTCTGTTATTACAGTTATTGGGCTGACACTGATTCCAATTTCTGTGGTTAAATTAGGTGGCGGTGATACACAAGCAGCAACATTTGGTAATCCACAAAGTATTTTATTAGGATTGTTAACTGTTGGGTTGATTGTCATGATTCAAATTTTAGGCAAAGGGTTTTTAAAATCAATTTCTGTTTTATTAGGATTAGTTATTGCAACAATTGTTGCCTACTTTTTAGGAGATGTGTCATTTCAAGCTGTATCAGAGGCTTCTTGGTTTCACTTTCCACAGTTTTTCTATTTTGGTAAACCAACTTTTGATTTATCATCAATTATTTTAATGACGATTATTTCATTAATTAGTTTAGTGGAATCAACTGGCGTTTATTTTGCTTTAGGTGACATAACTGGGAAAAAAATTACCGAAACGGATTTAAAAAAAGGGTATAGAGCAGAAGGCTTAGCTGTTATTTTAGGTGGTTTGTTTAATACATTTCCTTACACTGGTTTTTCACAAAATGTGGGACTAGTTCAGCTATCAGGTATTCGCTCAAAACGTCCAGTATATTATTCAGCTTTCTTTTTAATGACGCTAGGTCTACTACCTAAAATTGGCGCATTTGCTCAAATTATTCCTGAATCAGTCCTTGGTGGAGGGATGCTCGTGATGTTTGGTATGGTAGCTGTTCAAGGATTAAAAATGTTAGCAACTGTTGATTTAACAAATGAGAAAAATCTATTATTAATAGTGTTAGCAATTGGTGTTGGTTTAGGCTTTAACAGTGTTCCAAACTTATTTGCTCAATTTCCGGAAACTGTTCAAATGTTTACCAATAATGGCATTGTGATGACAAGCTTAGTTGCAATTATACTGAATATTTTATTTAATGAGTTGTCTCCTAAAGTTAAAACAGAGAAAACTGTTACATCACGCTAG
- a CDS encoding 5-(carboxyamino)imidazole ribonucleotide synthase yields the protein MSKIILPGSTIGIIGGKHLSRMMAIAAKQMGLKVVIIDPDDNCPASSIVDKQILSDINDELGLIQLADSCDVITYEYESVNSVALDYLEKVAYVPQGTMGLSVTQDRILEREFLNNHLINIAPYETVIVVSDVREAIQKLGYPCMVKRARRNPYEEEVVLIQSSQDVDKVVPLIQKGACIVEPVLSIKKELFISIGINRNGEYTLFPIVETVPDVNHDLSDVVAFFEAEELTEDLKNQIYLIAKVVASELNVSGVVGIELFLTEENNLYVNEISARPHDYSLYTINGCNFSEYDVHIRGLCNWKLPTIWHYLPSVTFMITNQNVDLVSGLINQKPNWHFHFYERLRREGEKRYGHVTVVTDDLEATQEELRNLKILN from the coding sequence TTGTCGAAGATTATATTACCAGGTTCGACAATTGGTATAATTGGTGGAAAGCACCTTAGTCGAATGATGGCAATTGCTGCCAAACAAATGGGTTTAAAAGTTGTGATTATTGACCCAGATGACAATTGTCCGGCATCGTCGATTGTGGATAAACAGATTCTATCAGATATTAATGATGAATTAGGATTAATTCAATTAGCTGATAGTTGTGATGTCATTACCTATGAATATGAATCTGTTAATTCTGTTGCATTAGATTATTTAGAAAAAGTTGCATATGTACCTCAGGGAACGATGGGCTTATCAGTGACTCAAGACAGAATTTTAGAACGAGAGTTTTTAAATAATCATTTAATTAATATCGCCCCCTATGAAACAGTGATTGTGGTATCGGATGTGCGTGAGGCGATTCAAAAATTAGGTTATCCATGTATGGTAAAGCGGGCAAGACGTAATCCGTATGAAGAAGAGGTTGTCCTTATTCAGTCTAGTCAAGATGTTGACAAAGTAGTACCACTAATTCAAAAGGGAGCCTGTATTGTAGAACCAGTTTTATCGATTAAAAAAGAATTGTTTATTTCGATTGGGATAAATCGCAATGGGGAATATACACTGTTTCCTATTGTTGAGACTGTTCCTGATGTTAATCATGATTTAAGCGATGTTGTGGCATTTTTTGAAGCAGAAGAATTAACGGAGGACTTAAAAAATCAAATCTATTTAATTGCAAAAGTGGTAGCATCAGAATTGAATGTCAGTGGCGTGGTAGGAATTGAATTGTTTTTAACGGAGGAAAACAATTTATATGTGAATGAAATTTCTGCTCGTCCTCATGATTATAGCTTATATACAATCAATGGCTGTAACTTTTCAGAGTATGACGTCCATATTCGTGGTCTTTGCAATTGGAAATTACCAACAATTTGGCATTATTTGCCGTCAGTAACTTTTATGATTACTAATCAAAATGTTGATTTGGTAAGCGGATTAATCAATCAAAAGCCAAACTGGCATTTTCACTTCTATGAACGACTAAGACGAGAAGGCGAAAAACGGTATGGTCACGTCACCGTGGTCACAGATGATTTAGAAGCAACACAAGAAGAATTAAGGAATTTAAAGATATTAAATTAG
- a CDS encoding GntR family transcriptional regulator, with amino-acid sequence MGKSKRIQKIAYDYIKLNIESGVWRDDVKLVEQDISDQLEISRTPIREAINELVAEGYLYKEPNKGVIVRKTKISEKEFLERTQLLELLFSSYTFQLQAKKLSYRDSFSLEQLERVLEATDLMEKKLATQLFLEDFLCELNNRVMRQVIMNNFRQLFLTKFPAVPETFLYDELYRSFSRVIEHLKEARYDLCRKDIRIFFNRLNLELIDQQI; translated from the coding sequence TTGGGGAAAAGCAAACGAATTCAGAAAATTGCATATGACTACATTAAGTTAAATATTGAGTCAGGAGTTTGGCGTGATGATGTTAAACTGGTTGAACAAGATATTTCGGATCAATTAGAAATTAGTCGAACACCAATTCGGGAAGCGATTAATGAGTTGGTAGCTGAGGGATACTTATATAAAGAACCTAATAAAGGTGTGATTGTTCGTAAAACAAAAATTTCTGAAAAAGAGTTTTTAGAACGAACGCAATTATTGGAATTGTTATTTTCAAGTTATACGTTTCAATTGCAAGCAAAAAAATTAAGTTATCGTGACTCTTTTAGTTTAGAACAGCTGGAGCGTGTGTTAGAAGCAACTGATTTAATGGAAAAAAAATTAGCAACACAGTTATTTTTAGAAGATTTTTTGTGTGAGTTAAATAATCGAGTGATGCGTCAGGTCATCATGAATAATTTTAGGCAATTATTTTTGACAAAATTTCCAGCTGTACCAGAAACTTTTCTCTATGATGAACTGTATCGGTCGTTTTCTCGAGTGATTGAGCATTTGAAAGAAGCTCGTTATGATTTGTGTCGTAAAGATATTCGGATTTTTTTCAATCGCTTGAATTTAGAATTAATCGATCAACAAATATAA
- a CDS encoding aldo/keto reductase, with the protein MQQLTLGSSALDVSQIGLGCMRMSDLTVRQAVKVIETSLEQGINFFDHADIYGQGQAEKTFSSALKELGINREKVVIQSKCGIRDGYYDFSKEHILTSVDEILNRLDTEYIDTLGLHRPDALVEPEEVAEAFDSLYRSGKVRHFGVSNHNPYQIELLKRYCEQPIEFNQLQFGLMHADMVRVGLNVNNHLDAAIDRDGYTLDYARLNQMTIQAWSPLQHGFFAGTFIGDPEFFELNQVLEELAETYGVTPAGIATAWISQHPAKIQTLIGTMTPSRITEMAQANRVAMTKQEWYRLYRAAGNKLL; encoded by the coding sequence ATGCAACAATTAACATTAGGTAGCAGTGCATTAGATGTCTCACAAATTGGTTTAGGTTGTATGCGTATGAGTGATTTAACGGTTAGGCAAGCTGTAAAGGTGATTGAAACCAGTTTAGAACAGGGGATTAATTTCTTTGATCATGCGGATATTTATGGACAAGGTCAAGCTGAAAAAACATTTTCCAGTGCACTAAAAGAATTAGGCATTAACCGAGAAAAAGTCGTTATTCAGTCAAAATGTGGGATTCGTGACGGATACTATGATTTTTCAAAGGAGCATATTCTAACGTCTGTTGATGAAATTCTTAACCGATTAGATACTGAGTATATCGATACGTTAGGCTTACACCGACCAGATGCCTTGGTAGAGCCGGAAGAAGTAGCTGAAGCTTTTGACTCTTTATATCGTTCAGGTAAAGTCCGCCATTTTGGTGTGAGTAATCATAATCCTTATCAAATTGAACTATTAAAGCGTTATTGTGAGCAACCAATTGAATTTAATCAATTACAATTTGGCTTGATGCATGCAGATATGGTACGAGTTGGTTTGAACGTTAATAATCACCTTGATGCTGCCATTGACCGAGATGGTTATACTTTAGATTATGCACGTTTAAATCAAATGACGATTCAAGCATGGTCGCCATTGCAACATGGTTTTTTTGCGGGAACATTTATTGGTGACCCAGAATTTTTTGAGTTAAATCAAGTCTTAGAGGAATTAGCTGAAACTTACGGAGTCACACCAGCAGGTATTGCTACTGCATGGATTAGTCAACATCCAGCCAAAATCCAAACATTAATTGGTACAATGACACCAAGTCGAATCACTGAAATGGCGCAGGCAAATCGAGTAGCCATGACAAAACAAGAATGGTATCGCTTGTACCGAGCTGCTGGTAATAAGTTACTATAA